The Puntigrus tetrazona isolate hp1 chromosome 4, ASM1883169v1, whole genome shotgun sequence genome includes a window with the following:
- the LOC122342299 gene encoding gastrula zinc finger protein XlCGF49.1-like, with product MVLKEESQERNEYRRDFKTEEESIGCRRVEKTPLAKTAQAAGVDSRPSARPGEAPFTCQQCGEILPHKRSFKVHVKIHAEKQPLLCPQCGKSFTRKYNLNSHMRTHTGERPYPCTQCGKSFSQTSQLNVHMRIHTGEKPFSCELCGKSFRQSAELKAHATTHTGEKPYACHQCETERT from the exons ATGGTGCTGAAAGAGGAGAGCCAAGAACGAAACGAGTATCGCCGCGATTTCAAAACGGAAGAGGAATCGATCGGTTGCCGCCGAGTCGAAAAGACCCCCTTGGCAAAAACGGCGCAAGCCGCAGGCGTTGATTCTCGGCCGAGCGCTCGTCCCGGAGAGGCCCCTTTCACCTGCCAGCAGTGCGGAGAGATCTTACCCCACAAAAGAAGCTTTAAAGTCCACGTGAAAATCCACGCCGAAAAGCAGCCGTTGCTGTGccctcagtgcgggaagagtttcacgCGGAAATACAACCTCAACTCCCACATGAGGACGCACACCGGCGAGAGGCCCTACCCCTGTAcgcagtgcgggaagagcttttCGCAGACGAGCCAGCTCAACGTccacatgaggatccacacgggagagaagcctttcaGCTGCGAGCTCTGCGGCAAGAGCTTCAGGCAAAGCGCCGAGCTCAAAGCCCACGCCACGAcgcacaccggagagaagccttacgcGTGCCACCAGTGCG aaacagagagaacatGA